In Palaemon carinicauda isolate YSFRI2023 chromosome 41, ASM3689809v2, whole genome shotgun sequence, the following are encoded in one genomic region:
- the LOC137632509 gene encoding zinc finger protein 454-like produces the protein MSSCDRETIRNSESLEFPIKNKMEGSFSHSAVKLENDDFVDSVGHFNDGSHFMDSGMEFIAEPEVLIKVEPKIFEPSKCDMKYSFDNDASVSEEDLQVSKREVNKEEEGVTIGGKEECDIHLGSSRKEDEGIGREMGKECLQKEEIKNSGCGEPLSQESDSKTHTDVDMREKSFVGGNYINQFIGIVNPNTPMLIHTGGQFRCSECGRTFSNEVDLETHYEAHTKKKPFKCNVCDKTFSEKSLSRHYKIHTGEKPFKCSVCDKAFSRKNLLTEHHRNHTGEKPFKCSVCDKAFTRKSLLTEHHRIHTGAKPFRCNVCDKAFYDRSGLAIHYRIHTGEKPFKCNVCDKAFTQRSNFTSHYRIHTGEKPFRCNVCDKAFTEKSELTKHYRIHTGEKPFKCSVCDKAFSDKSDLTKHHRIHTGVKPFKCSVCDKAFSGKSDLTKHHRIHTGEKPFKCNVCDKAFSQKCTLKNHHRIHISGRRKRSSVEKPGGGKRTSEEKPGGGKRTSEEKPGGDKRTSEEKPGGGKRTSEEKPSGDKRNSEEKTEAVPSGDTKLPEHK, from the coding sequence ATGTCATCTTGTGATAGGGAGACGATAAGGAACTCTGAATCAttagaatttccaataaaaaacaAAATGGAAGGTTCATTTTCACACTCTGCAGTCAAGTTGGAAAATGATGATTTTGTTGACAGTGTTGGACATTTTAATGATGGCTCGCATTTCATGGATTCAGGCATGGAATTCATAGCAGAGCCAGAAGTATTAATCAAAGTAGAGCCAAAAATATTTGAGCCAAGCAAATGCGACATGAAATATTCTTTTGACAATGATGCATCAGTGAGTGAGGAGGATTTACAAGTCAGCAAAAGGGAAGTCAATAAAGAGGAAGAGGGTGTAACGATAGGTGGGAAAGAGGAATGTGACATACACTTGGGATCCAGTAGAAAAGAGGACGAAGGAATCGGAAGAGAAATGGGGAAAGAATGTTTACAgaaagaagagataaaaaacaGTGGATGTGGAGAACCTCTTAGTCAGGAAAGTGATTCCAAAACTCACACTGATGTTGATATGAGAGAGAAGTCATTTGTGGGTGGGAATTATATAAACCAGTTTATTGGAATAGTTAACCCTAACACTCCCATGCTAATTCACACCGGAGGCCAGTTCAGATGCAGCGAATGTGGCAGAACATTTTCTAACGAAGTTGATCTTGAAACACACTATGAAGCTCACACTAAAAAGAAGCCTTTTAAGTGCAATGTTTGTGACAAAACATTTTCTGAGAAAAGTCTCTCGAGACATTAtaaaattcatactggggagaagccattcaagtgtagTGTCTGCGATAAAGCATTTTCTCGGAAAAATCTTCTCACGGAGCACCATAGAaatcacactggggagaagccattcaaaTGTAGTGTCTGTGATAAAGCATTTACTCGGAAAAGTCTTCTCACGGAGCACCATAGAATTCACACGGGGGCGAAGCCGTTTAGGTGCaacgtctgtgacaaagcattttatgATAGAAGTGGTCTCGCAATCCATTACAGAATACACACGGGGGAGAAACCATTTAAatgtaatgtctgtgacaaagcatttactCAGAGAAGTAATTTCACAAGtcattatagaattcacactggcGAGAAGCCATTTAGGTGCaacgtctgtgacaaagcatttactGAAAAAAGTGAGCTCACAAaacattatagaattcacactggggaaaaGCCctttaagtgcagtgtctgtgacaaagcgtTTTCTGATAAAAGTGAtctcacaaaacatcatagaattcacactggagtgaagccattcaagtgcagtgtctgtgacaaagcattttctggtAAAAGTGAtctcacaaaacatcatagaattcacactggggagaagccattcaagtgcaatgTCTGTGATAAAGCATTTTCTCAGAAATGTACACTAAAAAATCATCATAGAATTCACATAAGTGGTAGGCGTAAGAGGTCTTCTGTTGAAAAACCTGGTGGGGGCAAGAGGACTTCTGAAGAAAAACCTGGTGGGGGCAAGAGGACTTCTGAAGAAAAACCTGGTGGGGACAAGAGGACTTCTGAAGAAAAACCTGGTGGGGGCAAGAGGACTTCTGAAGAAAAACCTAGTGGGGACAAGAGGAATTCGGAAGAAAAAACTGAGGCAGTACCTTCAGGTGATACCAAATTGCCAGAGCATAAATGA
- the LOC137632398 gene encoding zinc finger protein 664-like: MEDSFSHTTVKLENNDIFVSDGLLDDSSLFMDPDMEFKSEPEVEFEAEPEVFESSKGSMKYSFDSDASVRKEDLEINKREINKEEESVKTGVKEKYGIQLRSRRKEGKGNGRIRGKECLQKEVEIGNRCRDCGKKFSKQMDLKAHYKTHTRNKPFKCSVCDKAFSHRCHLTSHNRIHTGEKPFKCSVCGKVFSHRCHLARHYRIHTGENPFKCSVCDKAFSDKSFLTRHNRIHTGERPFKCNVCDKAFSQRSVLTRHNRIHTGEKPFKCTVCDKEFSQQTTFKNHYRIHTGEKPFECTVCKKAFAWRSCLSSHMKICG; this comes from the coding sequence ATGGAAGACTCGTTTTCACACACAACAGTCAAGTTGGAAAATAATGATATCTTTGTGAGTGATGGGCTCCTTGATGATAGCTCTCTTTTCATGGATCCAGATATGGAATTCAAATCGGAGCCAGAAGTAGAGTTCGAAGCAGAGCCGGAAGTATTTGAGTCAAGCAAAGGTAGCATGAAATATTCTTTCGACTCTGATGCATCAGTGCGTAAAGAGGATTTAGAAATCAACAAAAGGGAAATCAATAAAGAGGAGGAGAGTGTAAAGACAGGAGTGAAGGAGAAGTATGGCATACAGTTGCGATCCAGAAGGAAAGAGGGCAAAGGAAACGGAAGAATAAGGGGCAAAGAATGTTTACAGAAAGAGGTTGAGATTGGAAATAGATGCAGAGATTGTGGCAAAAAATTTTCTAAGCAAATGGATCTTAAAGCACATTATAAAACTCATACTAGGAATAAGCccttcaagtgcagtgtctgtgataaAGCATTTTCTCATAGATGTCATCTCACGAGCCataatagaattcacactggggagaagcctttCAAGTGTAGCGTCTGTGGCAAAGTATTTTCTCATAGATGTCATCTCGCGagacattatagaattcacacgggagagaatccattcaagtgcagtgtctgtgacaaagcgtTTTCTGATAAAAGTTTTCTTACGAGACATAATAGAATTCACACGGGGGAGAGGCCATTCAAAtgcaatgtctgtgacaaagcattttctcagagaagTGTTCTCACAAGACATAATAGAATTCACACGGgcgagaagccattcaagtgtacTGTCTGTGATAAGGAATTTTCTCAGCAAACTACTTTCAAAAAtcattatagaattcacactggggagaagccattcgaGTGCACTGTCTGTAAGAAAGCATTTGCCTGGAGATCTTGTCTTTCAAGTCATATGAAGATTTGTGGCTAG